From Dermochelys coriacea isolate rDerCor1 chromosome 8, rDerCor1.pri.v4, whole genome shotgun sequence, the proteins below share one genomic window:
- the ORC1 gene encoding origin recognition complex subunit 1 isoform X2, translated as MNTRQQCKRIYSWVGRAKSSDQQLKTFQYRGVLIKSERSLTEMCILPGEFVLVEGENADQPFVAKLLKLYEDGSQEKHAVVQWFSRITELPLNKRKLLQREVSPQEIFLDKGPGYDTDINVETIIKNVKVIPLAPEEAVPVRSNGKQIFFVKESWDGKCFKPLSPGLLSELKEAEKKKRVGSPSPLTDCQVFPSDFICSLKTETDRVTRSTMKTKNFQMEIESRHSASKSSLSKERHSQRVANGINTPGARKKLQLNSPTKSRNKLTGCDVLELLVDDCDALEALEPSATKRTVTFTEILGSPPKISRTNGEPDSPLSIRGDWSKLAETIRISPYRRGQDSSLKAKNLDGKDDDTWHLNSRNEEEETEERTRESRRTTKQAATSKSNSKSDTNLAEEQELKTRSPVVIPRSHRKCVQKTTARIAEQLRFLNISEQDQEDDYLPSTDCSDSSSSEEEESMVPSTPKRKTRSSTKLSTPKSSRKPSDTTPAKTPRNASEPRTPKTPRNATPKIPIRNQATEKPANVLEEARLRLHVSTIPGSLPCREEEFQDIYNFVESKLIDGTGGCMYISGVPGTGKTATVHEVIRCLQEAVENDELPSFQFIEINGMKLTDPHQAYVQILQLLTSQKVTATHAAELLAKLFSTPGPKRKTTVLIVDELDLLWTRKQDVMYNLFDWPTQKQAKLIILAIANTMDLPERIMMNRVASRLGLTRMSFQPYTYKQLQQIISSRLNHIKAFEEDAIQLVSRKVAALSGDARRCLDICRRSTEICEFSSQKSTSGLVSMAHVMKAIDEMFSSPYINSIRNASLHEQMFLKAIIAEFRRSGLEEATVQQVHLLFFFKTWTLAFVLIV; from the exons ATGAACACAAGACAGCAGTGCAAGCGCATCTACTCCTGGGTTGGAAGAGCAAAGAGCTCAGACCAGCAATTGAAGACCTTTCAATATag GGGGGTCTTGATTAAATCAGAAAGAAGTCTAACAGAAATGTGTATACTACCTGGAGAATTTGTTTTAGTAGAAGGGGAGAATGCGGATCAACCTTTTGTGGCAAAACTCCTGAAACTATATGAAGATG GCTCTCAAGAAAAGCATGCAGTTGTTCAATGGTTCTCTCGTATTACAGAGCTACCACTCAATAAACGGAAACTGCTGCAAAGAGAGGTTTCTCCCCAGGAGATATTTTTGGATAAAGGTCCTGGATATGACACTGACATAAATGTGGAGACCATCATTAAAAACGTGAAG GTGATACCTTTGGCCCCAGAGGAGGCGGTGCCTGTTAGGTCAAATGGAAAACAGATATTCTTTGTAAAGGAATCTTGGGATGGGAAATGCTTTAAGCCTCTGTCTCCCGGCTTATTGTCTGAGCTGAAAGAagctgagaaaaagaaaagagttgGTAGCCCAAGCCCTTTAACTGACTGCCAGGTGTTTCCTTCGGACTTCATTTGCTCCTTGAAAACAGAGACTGACAGAGTCACTCGGAGTACCATGAAAACCAAGAACTTTCAGATGGAAATAGAATCAAGACACTCTGCTTCCAAGTCCTCCCTGTCTAAGGAGAGACATTCCCAAAGGGTGGCAAATGGCATTAACACCCCAGGAGCAAGGAAGAAGTTACAGCTAAACA GTCCTACGAAATCTAGAAACAAACTCACAGGATGCGATGTTTTAGAACTCTTGGTTGATGACTGTGATGCTTTAGAGGCCCTGGAACCATCAGCTACCAAGAGAACGGTGACATTCACTGAGATTTTGGGCTCACCTCCAAAAATATCTCGCACCAATGGTGAGCCAGACTCACCACTGAGTATCAGGGGAGACTGGTCTAAGCTAGCTGAAACAATAAGGATATCTCCCTACAGAAGGGGCCAAGATTCCAGCCTGAAAGCCAAGAATCTTGATGGGAAAGATGATGACACATG GCATTTGAACAGTAGAAAtgaagaggaggaaactgaggagAGAACCAGGGAATCCAGAAGAACAACCAAACAAGCAGCTACTTCCAAGAGCAATTCTAAAAGCGACACAAA TTTAGCTGAGGAGCAAGAGCTGAAGACCAGGAGTCCAGTGGTGATCCCACGTTCTCATAGGAAATGTGTGCAGAAGACTACTGCTCGCATTGCAGAGCAACTCCG ttttttaaatatatctgagCAGGATCAGGAAGATGACTACCTGCCTAGCACGGACTGCTCTGATTCTAGTAGCAGTGAGGAAGAAGAGAGCATGGTGCCCTCTACACCCAAAAGGAAAACAAGATCAAGCACCAAACTAAGCACCCCAAAATCTTCGAGGAAACCCTCTGATACCACCCCTGCTAAGACCCCCAGAAATGCT TCTGAGCCAAGAACCCCCAAGACGCCCCGAAATGCTACTCCCAAAATTCCCATTCGAAACCAAGCAACAGAGAAACCAGCCAATGTGCTAGAAGAGGCCCGATTAAG GCTGCACGTTTCCACCATCCCAGGTTCCTTGCCTTGCCGAGAAGAGGAGTTCCAGGATATCTATAATTTTGTAGAAAGCAAACTTATTGATGGAACAGGAGG GTGTATGTACATTTCTGGGGTTCCTGGAACAGGCAAAACAGCAACTGTTCACGAAGTAATTCGTTGTCTCCAAGAAGCAGTAGAAAATGATGAGCTACCATCCTTCCAGTTCATAGAAATCAATGGCATGAAGCTGACTGACCCTCACCAAGCCTATGTGCAAATATTACAG CTACTGACCAGTCAGAAGGTGACAGCaacccatgctgcagagctgtTGGCAAAGCTATTCAGCACACCAGGGCCAAAAAGGAAGACCACAGTGCTGATAGTGGATGAG CTTGACCTCCTGTGGACCCGAAAGCAGGATGTGATGTACAATCTATTTGACTGGCCAACCCAAAAGCAAGCCAAGCTGATCATCCTGGCCATTGCTAACACCATGGATTTGCCGGAGAGGATCATGATGAACAGAGTAGCTAGCAGACTG GGTCTCACCAGAAtgtccttccagccctacacctACAAACAGTTACAGCAGATTATCTCATCCAGGCTGAACCACATAAAAGCATTTGAAGAGGATGCAATCCAGCTAGTTTCCAGAAAG GTAGCAGCATTATCTGGTGATGCAAGGCGTTGTCTTGATATCTGTAGAAGGTCCACTGAGATCTGCGAGTTCTCGAGCCAGAAAAGTACCTCTGGATTGGTCAGCATGGCCCATGTAATGAAAGCTATAGATGAAATGTTTTCATCCCCTTATATAAATTCAATCAG GAATGCTTCATTGCATGAGCAAATGTTCCTGAAAGCAATTATAGCAGAGTTTCGCAGGTCAGGGCTCGAGGAAGCAACAGTTCAACAGGtacatttactatttttttttaaaacttggacATTAGCTTTTGTCTTAATTGTTTGA
- the ORC1 gene encoding origin recognition complex subunit 1 isoform X1: MNTRQQCKRIYSWVGRAKSSDQQLKTFQYRGVLIKSERSLTEMCILPGEFVLVEGENADQPFVAKLLKLYEDGSQEKHAVVQWFSRITELPLNKRKLLQREVSPQEIFLDKGPGYDTDINVETIIKNVKVIPLAPEEAVPVRSNGKQIFFVKESWDGKCFKPLSPGLLSELKEAEKKKRVGSPSPLTDCQVFPSDFICSLKTETDRVTRSTMKTKNFQMEIESRHSASKSSLSKERHSQRVANGINTPGARKKLQLNSPTKSRNKLTGCDVLELLVDDCDALEALEPSATKRTVTFTEILGSPPKISRTNGEPDSPLSIRGDWSKLAETIRISPYRRGQDSSLKAKNLDGKDDDTWHLNSRNEEEETEERTRESRRTTKQAATSKSNSKSDTNLAEEQELKTRSPVVIPRSHRKCVQKTTARIAEQLRFLNISEQDQEDDYLPSTDCSDSSSSEEEESMVPSTPKRKTRSSTKLSTPKSSRKPSDTTPAKTPRNASEPRTPKTPRNATPKIPIRNQATEKPANVLEEARLRLHVSTIPGSLPCREEEFQDIYNFVESKLIDGTGGCMYISGVPGTGKTATVHEVIRCLQEAVENDELPSFQFIEINGMKLTDPHQAYVQILQLLTSQKVTATHAAELLAKLFSTPGPKRKTTVLIVDELDLLWTRKQDVMYNLFDWPTQKQAKLIILAIANTMDLPERIMMNRVASRLGLTRMSFQPYTYKQLQQIISSRLNHIKAFEEDAIQLVSRKVAALSGDARRCLDICRRSTEICEFSSQKSTSGLVSMAHVMKAIDEMFSSPYINSIRNASLHEQMFLKAIIAEFRRSGLEEATVQQIYHQHVALCRIEGLQIPTVSEIMAICSRLGACRFLLVESSNKYLHVRVRLNISQDDVMYALKQE; this comes from the exons ATGAACACAAGACAGCAGTGCAAGCGCATCTACTCCTGGGTTGGAAGAGCAAAGAGCTCAGACCAGCAATTGAAGACCTTTCAATATag GGGGGTCTTGATTAAATCAGAAAGAAGTCTAACAGAAATGTGTATACTACCTGGAGAATTTGTTTTAGTAGAAGGGGAGAATGCGGATCAACCTTTTGTGGCAAAACTCCTGAAACTATATGAAGATG GCTCTCAAGAAAAGCATGCAGTTGTTCAATGGTTCTCTCGTATTACAGAGCTACCACTCAATAAACGGAAACTGCTGCAAAGAGAGGTTTCTCCCCAGGAGATATTTTTGGATAAAGGTCCTGGATATGACACTGACATAAATGTGGAGACCATCATTAAAAACGTGAAG GTGATACCTTTGGCCCCAGAGGAGGCGGTGCCTGTTAGGTCAAATGGAAAACAGATATTCTTTGTAAAGGAATCTTGGGATGGGAAATGCTTTAAGCCTCTGTCTCCCGGCTTATTGTCTGAGCTGAAAGAagctgagaaaaagaaaagagttgGTAGCCCAAGCCCTTTAACTGACTGCCAGGTGTTTCCTTCGGACTTCATTTGCTCCTTGAAAACAGAGACTGACAGAGTCACTCGGAGTACCATGAAAACCAAGAACTTTCAGATGGAAATAGAATCAAGACACTCTGCTTCCAAGTCCTCCCTGTCTAAGGAGAGACATTCCCAAAGGGTGGCAAATGGCATTAACACCCCAGGAGCAAGGAAGAAGTTACAGCTAAACA GTCCTACGAAATCTAGAAACAAACTCACAGGATGCGATGTTTTAGAACTCTTGGTTGATGACTGTGATGCTTTAGAGGCCCTGGAACCATCAGCTACCAAGAGAACGGTGACATTCACTGAGATTTTGGGCTCACCTCCAAAAATATCTCGCACCAATGGTGAGCCAGACTCACCACTGAGTATCAGGGGAGACTGGTCTAAGCTAGCTGAAACAATAAGGATATCTCCCTACAGAAGGGGCCAAGATTCCAGCCTGAAAGCCAAGAATCTTGATGGGAAAGATGATGACACATG GCATTTGAACAGTAGAAAtgaagaggaggaaactgaggagAGAACCAGGGAATCCAGAAGAACAACCAAACAAGCAGCTACTTCCAAGAGCAATTCTAAAAGCGACACAAA TTTAGCTGAGGAGCAAGAGCTGAAGACCAGGAGTCCAGTGGTGATCCCACGTTCTCATAGGAAATGTGTGCAGAAGACTACTGCTCGCATTGCAGAGCAACTCCG ttttttaaatatatctgagCAGGATCAGGAAGATGACTACCTGCCTAGCACGGACTGCTCTGATTCTAGTAGCAGTGAGGAAGAAGAGAGCATGGTGCCCTCTACACCCAAAAGGAAAACAAGATCAAGCACCAAACTAAGCACCCCAAAATCTTCGAGGAAACCCTCTGATACCACCCCTGCTAAGACCCCCAGAAATGCT TCTGAGCCAAGAACCCCCAAGACGCCCCGAAATGCTACTCCCAAAATTCCCATTCGAAACCAAGCAACAGAGAAACCAGCCAATGTGCTAGAAGAGGCCCGATTAAG GCTGCACGTTTCCACCATCCCAGGTTCCTTGCCTTGCCGAGAAGAGGAGTTCCAGGATATCTATAATTTTGTAGAAAGCAAACTTATTGATGGAACAGGAGG GTGTATGTACATTTCTGGGGTTCCTGGAACAGGCAAAACAGCAACTGTTCACGAAGTAATTCGTTGTCTCCAAGAAGCAGTAGAAAATGATGAGCTACCATCCTTCCAGTTCATAGAAATCAATGGCATGAAGCTGACTGACCCTCACCAAGCCTATGTGCAAATATTACAG CTACTGACCAGTCAGAAGGTGACAGCaacccatgctgcagagctgtTGGCAAAGCTATTCAGCACACCAGGGCCAAAAAGGAAGACCACAGTGCTGATAGTGGATGAG CTTGACCTCCTGTGGACCCGAAAGCAGGATGTGATGTACAATCTATTTGACTGGCCAACCCAAAAGCAAGCCAAGCTGATCATCCTGGCCATTGCTAACACCATGGATTTGCCGGAGAGGATCATGATGAACAGAGTAGCTAGCAGACTG GGTCTCACCAGAAtgtccttccagccctacacctACAAACAGTTACAGCAGATTATCTCATCCAGGCTGAACCACATAAAAGCATTTGAAGAGGATGCAATCCAGCTAGTTTCCAGAAAG GTAGCAGCATTATCTGGTGATGCAAGGCGTTGTCTTGATATCTGTAGAAGGTCCACTGAGATCTGCGAGTTCTCGAGCCAGAAAAGTACCTCTGGATTGGTCAGCATGGCCCATGTAATGAAAGCTATAGATGAAATGTTTTCATCCCCTTATATAAATTCAATCAG GAATGCTTCATTGCATGAGCAAATGTTCCTGAAAGCAATTATAGCAGAGTTTCGCAGGTCAGGGCTCGAGGAAGCAACAGTTCAACAG ATCTATCATCAGCATGTAGCACTGTGTAGGATTGAAGGTCTGCAAATTCCTACGGTATCAGAAATTATGGCAATTTGCTCAAGACTTGGTGCCTGCCGTTTCTTGCTGGTAGAGTCCAGTAATAAATACCTGCACGTGCGGGTGCGCCTGAATATCAGCCAAGATGATGTCATGTATGCACTCAAGCAGGAATAA